CAGAATTGTGATGAGTTTGTTGGAAATATATTAGTATAGTTATTTAATAAAACTAGATGATAGCCCGCACATTGCTGCAGGAATCGGTTGCAATATATTCCAATGCGATTTGGTGGTACATATTATATATTGTATTCCAATACTGTATAGTcgaaaaatatttattgaatacaAGTAACATAATATAATGGGAAGCTTTTTCTCCTAAATGTTGAGGTGGCATGTGTGGTGAGGTGGGAtgtgtgcatgttgagataaataataATGGGCCTTTGATGAGATAATAATGAAAACTTTTTCCCATGCATGTGGAGTGGGCCTTTGATGAGATGGCATGTGCATGTTGAGATAAGTATATGTAACGGGGATTAACTATTTAGGTATATATAGGATGTGGTATTGAGACtagagggcaggcctggcgcagtggtgaagtcctccccacttgtgccaagaggtcctgggttcgaaccagcctctctgcattgcactttgcaggggtaagactaggttcctataatccctccccagaccccaccttgtgtgggagcttctatgcactgggtctgtcctttatAGGATGTGGTATTAAGCAAAAGCTTAATGTTTGAGAAACAAATCAGAAAGTGCTGCATCAGAAATTCAGAATGTTCTGTGTCAGAAAAAAATAACATTCACAAAGTTTTTAAGAAGAACAATTATTCAGAGAAAATAGAGTGTACTGATAGTACTTATGACTAGACATAAAGGCTTAAGAATGCTAACAACCAAACAGATGTAGTTAGTAATTCGTATAAAATGATCTAGAATTGACCTCCCAACATACCATGATAGTACCCAAATGCTACAAGGGAATATGCATCAAAACCCTTAAGCAAAATCACTCAGCTGCCACAAAAATTTTACACTTTAAGCCCCTTAAGGATCTGTGCCACACGAGTAACGAACATGAACAATTTGCATTCACAAACAGCCGACAAACCATACTCCCTACATTTTGGTCAAACTATCTATTTCATGAATGAGCTTGAAATATATTAGGGCACCGAATAACTAAATGCAAAGTGAACAGAGAATACTATAGTAAATGGGTGTCAGGAAATATTACCTTGGACACATGCTCCAGTGTGATTGCCTCAGGGATTATCCCCTTCCTCAGTTGGATCTCCACAAACCCACTACTCCCCTTCAAGGGAAAGCACTGCCCGGGCTCCCCAAAGCTCGGCTGAAGTATCTTCTGTGACTGGTCACCATTGTCTCCACCACCAAATGGTAATGCAGAAAGAAGACCACCACGTTTCCCAGCATCATATGCCTCCGAGTAGCGGACAACTCTTCCCCCAGCAGGCCCCACGGCATAGTCCACCCTGCCAACCCCATCGGCGGCATGCTTCTCTATTTCCCTCATGACGATCTCCCTGGCCAACGCGCGGACCTGATCCAGATCGACCTCGGTGCCAGAGTTGGAGCCTAGGCTCTCCTTGAACTCATCCAGGAATGCTTCAAACTGGTCCTTCCTGAGGAACTCCATCCGCCTGAGCCCGCCCAGCGCGTCGTTCAGCTCGTCGGTCCTGGCGTCCAGCAGGTTGAGCTGTCCCTCGATGGCAAGCCTCTTCTCCTCCAGCAGCGCCGCGAGCTCGCCCCGAGCGGCCCCAACCTCGCCGTCGATCTTGCGGTCCACGGCCTCGAGCTGCACCTTCAGCGCCCCGAAGGCGCGGGCGAGGGAGGCCTCGACGTCGTTGACACGGGCAGTGTAACCCGCGAGCGCAGCGTCGTCGGGCTGCGCGAGAGGGGCTGGGTGCGCCCAGCGCCAGGCCTGGTCCCCCAGGTAAAGGAGCACGGCTAGGAGGGCTGCATTCTTGGCGGCGACGCTTAGCGCGGTCTGCCACCTCGGCCGACCGGAGGACGACAGCCCCCTCTTCCGCCGCGCCTGGGACAGgggcgcagcggcggcggcggcggcggcggcagcggtgcgCGACGTCGGGGTGGATGGGTGCGGGCGCTGGTCGAGGAGGAGGACCGGCCGCTTGCgcaccggggcggtggcggcggggggGCGGGATGCGACGGGGCTGGGGTCTAGGGCCACCGGGGTGACGGGGCTGGCCACCGCAGCGTCGGAGATGGACGGGGACGCCATGGGTGGGGGGAATCTGGTTCGAGGGGGAGGCGGTTGGGTGGAGTCGACTTTGGGGGGAAATCGGTGGGGAATTCTGGGGAAATTGAATAGGGTGGGGATCGAATCGAATGGAGTGAAGAGAGGGAAAGCAACAGCGTGGCAGGCACGCATACGCTGCTCAGGAAGAAAAGTTGAAACGCCGGTCCTTTGTTCCTGCGGCCACCGACGGGTGGGGACGCAGGCCAGGAACAACACTTTCACATATCCACACGCCTACAACGTCGGCTCGAATcagttccaatggttttgtgaggaACTGTCCGTCAATTTGTTCGGAAGCAGAGAGGAGGCCGTGGGATGACTTCCCttctaaggcctcctttggtttggaggaattttgtaggatttttatagGATAAGATTTCTATATAAAAATTTTCTTCAAAactctttggtttgtaggaatgaaatcctatttttatgaaggaatttttcctatccttcacatttcataggaaaataaacattagcctagagtCAATGAAAAAAAACTTATGGTGTTAATCAAAGGACATCTCCTTttctattcctatgcataggatttgagatgtatgttatctcatTTTCTATGACTTTCTTATTCCTATGATCTTtcaatcctatgaaccaaaggaggccttgtaATGggaagtacttcctccgttccaaaatagataacTTAACTTTAtattaactttagtacaaaattggtataaaattgggtcatctatttcaGAACCGAGGTAGTAttatatattagtatcatgcatgtgatattagtatatgatactaccttcGTAATGTATAGTATCATAAATTAGTATTCTAATTTTTTTGTACGGGGAAGTATCTTATTATTGTCTTGTATGTCACAAAGTAGAACTTctttcgtttctaaatataagtctttttagacatttcaaatggactctaatatacagatgtatgtagacatatttaaaagtatagattcactcatttttgtttcgtatgtagtcaccagttggaatctctaaaaagacttatatttggaaacggagggagtacaacatttaatataatacggtatcatgatatgatatcatatcctctctttcctcatttaattgtgtgTCGCATCATTCAAAAAATCTAATTGGCATGTATGATACCGCTTATAATACTCTCATTACGACTAGCATAATAAAGCTCATTTCATTAACTTAAAAAAACTCGTTTCATTGACTCTTTTGTTGGAATTTTTAATTAGAAAATAATCTACGAGTGTGTTTCCTATACCAGAAAAACAAATGCCGGTGTTGATTTATAATATTGAATATCATGTTGTATGTATTTTTCTTTCTAATGACTCGTTACTCGGCCATTACTGCAGGAATGCCTAGTAGTGGCGGGCGGGAAAAATCCAGTAGTGACGGGCTAGGGTCCCAGGCGCGCTCGCCACTGACCTCTCACTACTGCTATAACGACATCAATGGTGGGCGCACGCCCGCCACTCGTGGAGTACTTTTGGTGGCGGGTGCGCAGGACTGCCCATCAGTACTGAGGTTACTGCAGTGGCGGGCAGGGAGACGCGCCCGCCAGTGCTTACAGTTTAAGTAGTGCCGGCCTTCACGCAGCGCCCGCCACTGATTGTTGCACCAAGCTAGAATGAAAAACGTTGCTATGGCAGCATATATTATGTTGTCACAGCAACGTTAGTTGGTGCGAATAGGGAACGGTTATCGATAAAATGCAAGCAAATCAGAAATAAAACTAGTGATAATAACGAAAATAAAGAACGAGAAGTACATTAAGAATAAACAAGTTACACAAAATACATGCATGGTCATCAAATATAGTGCATGACGCCAAATATGTTTAGTCACGGTTTCAGTTTTGCTCGCTCCAATAAGCTAGGTTAGGCTCTTTTGTTGGTTGGACTCATCTTCTTCGAAATTATTATAGAATAGGCTGAACGGCAAGCGGACCTCTTTGTTTATGACAGTCGCAAACTTAACTTGTAGTTCTTCGAGCAGTAAGCCAGCTTCGGCCGAATTGTTTTGTACTTCTTGACCCCATTTGAGGATTTTTATCATGCTGATTTAACATTTTCGCGCCCGTATGAATTTTTCCATGTGAATGCAGGCGTAGAAGTCACAAGTCAGACTAGTCGGCGGTTGTTGCATACAAGATAGAGTGTTCCATCTGGAGGCAATCATTTTTTTCCACTTCCTTTGTAAAAAAAATTCAACCGTGTGGCCTCCTATAGTACTCCAATCAAAAAGACAATCATCAAGAAGGTCCTTCAGGAGGGACCAGTCTTTTCCCGGGCTCTTCGTGGAATCCAGCAAGTAACAATTGCAGCTTTGCGGTCTTAGCACTAGGAGAACCCAATGGTTGCTTCGCAAAACTAAATAAACATACCGCGATCATGATACAGTTACAAAATTTGAGACGTGAAAACATATATGAAGAAAAAGGTACAAAAACAAAAGCGTAAATTCAGAGAAGGGGTTGCATGGGTCGGTACGACACGAGGAGGAAGTTTTTAATAGCTTGTTCCGTTGCATGAAATTTAGAAGGTAACTCTTCATGCACCGCCCCCTTCCTCATTTTTAGGTTTTCCTCATTTATGAGATAAGGGTCGGCTATagcgactgtcgtggttctaagtctgacagtagaatgggggggtaggaatgtagaggtaagatcctagctatggaggagttgtacacgcaggttttacgagttcaggcccttctcagaggaagtaatagccctacgtctcggagcccggaggcggtcgactggattatgagcgtgtgtgttacagggggtgcgaacccttgtcccagaggaggggggtggcttatatagagtgcgccaggaccccagctcccctccgttacataggATTCAATATACATAAAAGGGTGGTGTTATAGGTAATGCCTATATTGAAGTGCTACAAATGATCATTAAATATATGAGTAAATACCCGACCATTGCTGCGTAGTGCGGCTTTAGGTCTTCTTATATGTCGAGTGGTTTCATGGTCGAGTGACATGGATAAAGAGAGGTCTCCGAGTGAATGGTAGGTCGAGTGGACTTCACTAGACACCTTTGCTGGATCCCTTCTTttgattcttgaacttctttggtctTAGGACAAGGACCTTagttaggacgtataggtcaggcctattaccctaccccaggtttgtgtcctcatcattagcccccgaatggatcgaggtttgagtgaaaaAGAAGGATGGAGTTGACCTTGCTTTTGCTCTTGCTTTGTCTTGTCTTTATCTCTCGGTGGAGGCCAGTTGTTAGAACTTCAgcttcgtttcagtcgccttgatcgattcaggaaTTGTCGACTGGTTTATGCAATGACATCCGTCGAGTGACATCTCTGACATGAAATCTTTGGTGTGATCGGTTGTAGAGgatcccggatctcacgggattcgaactTTTGGTGGAAGCGCGCCAGGCGGAGCGCTCCGCGGTAAGTGGAGTAGATAAATAGGACATTTCgatttccgcgccacctttttcgccacgtatcccgtgtgCGACTATTGGGGAGATTTGACAGGATGGCTCAGGCCcatgcgtcagccactcggaagcag
The Triticum dicoccoides isolate Atlit2015 ecotype Zavitan chromosome 3A, WEW_v2.0, whole genome shotgun sequence genome window above contains:
- the LOC119267951 gene encoding SUN domain-containing protein 1-like, yielding MASPSISDAAVASPVTPVALDPSPVASRPPAATAPVRKRPVLLLDQRPHPSTPTSRTAAAAAAAAAAPLSQARRKRGLSSSGRPRWQTALSVAAKNAALLAVLLYLGDQAWRWAHPAPLAQPDDAALAGYTARVNDVEASLARAFGALKVQLEAVDRKIDGEVGAARGELAALLEEKRLAIEGQLNLLDARTDELNDALGGLRRMEFLRKDQFEAFLDEFKESLGSNSGTEVDLDQVRALAREIVMREIEKHAADGVGRVDYAVGPAGGRVVRYSEAYDAGKRGGLLSALPFGGGDNGDQSQKILQPSFGEPGQCFPLKGSSGFVEIQLRKGIIPEAITLEHVSKDVAYDMSTAPKDCRLSGWYQGTHTETPQNHAAEMYALTEFTYDLAKNNIQTFDITAPDVGVVNMVRLDFTSNHGSSALTCIYRIRVHGHEPVTPVIASPLP